In Treponema sp. J25, a single window of DNA contains:
- a CDS encoding ribosome assembly cofactor RimP has protein sequence MTYTIKERDSLYASLNTVVQGLGLLLVDVEVHHQKGKTAVQVIISKTEGSVGIDDCSRVHRAIIPRVELAFPGESVYLEVLSPGINRSIKDASEFPLYVGKGVRCYLQNTNDWCGGVIARADTTHLVLRKKGELMEIPYENIIKARLDHSQEVAN, from the coding sequence GTGACGTATACCATAAAAGAAAGGGATAGCCTTTATGCCTCCCTCAATACGGTGGTGCAGGGACTGGGGCTGTTGCTCGTGGACGTGGAAGTGCATCACCAAAAGGGAAAAACGGCGGTGCAGGTGATTATTAGCAAAACAGAGGGATCGGTAGGTATTGATGACTGTTCCCGGGTGCACCGGGCCATTATTCCCCGGGTCGAACTGGCGTTCCCCGGTGAGTCGGTATACCTCGAAGTGCTGTCGCCAGGCATCAATCGATCTATAAAGGATGCTTCCGAATTTCCTCTGTATGTGGGAAAGGGGGTCCGCTGTTATCTTCAGAATACGAACGACTGGTGTGGAGGGGTTATCGCAAGGGCCGACACTACCCATCTTGTGTTACGGAAAAAGGGAGAACTGATGGAAATTCCCTATGAAAACATCATCAAGGCCCGTTTAGATCATTCTCAGGAGGTTGCAAACTAA
- a CDS encoding OmpH family outer membrane protein, which translates to MKRHILLMVLIIGVGLILTPFTLDAQMITRVAVVDVPKIYTAFFKDSAAVREFEERSARVQAEINKMTEEIQALQKSKLEAEAAKDSSRALQLDNEIYKKTEYLKEYYRIKTAELEDQRKKLAQSSSFLQQVYNEIKIVAESEGYSVVFNIKDTTGIIWYSPSVDITDKVLQNLLTKAGKQ; encoded by the coding sequence ATGAAAAGGCATATATTACTGATGGTGTTGATAATCGGAGTGGGGCTGATACTTACTCCCTTTACTCTGGATGCACAAATGATAACCCGGGTGGCGGTCGTGGATGTCCCCAAAATATACACCGCCTTTTTTAAGGATTCCGCAGCGGTACGGGAATTTGAAGAACGAAGTGCCCGGGTTCAGGCAGAAATTAACAAAATGACCGAAGAAATCCAGGCCCTTCAAAAGAGTAAACTGGAAGCGGAGGCCGCAAAAGATTCCAGTCGGGCTCTTCAATTAGATAACGAGATTTATAAAAAAACCGAGTATCTTAAAGAATACTACCGGATTAAAACCGCCGAATTAGAGGATCAGCGGAAAAAGCTCGCCCAATCGAGTAGTTTCTTGCAACAAGTATACAATGAAATCAAGATTGTTGCAGAAAGTGAAGGATACAGTGTGGTTTTTAATATAAAAGATACCACGGGAATTATCTGGTACAGTCCCTCTGTGGACATAACAGATAAGGTCTTGCAGAATCTTCTGACCAAGGCCGGAAAACAATAA
- the mutS gene encoding DNA mismatch repair protein MutS, which yields MIETTPLVEQYRKIKRDYQDMVLFFRLGDFYEMFAEDALEVSSLLNLTLTSRNGLPMCGVPYHAARSYIARLLNLGKKVAICEQVTEPGKGKGLIERQVVEVVTPGTAVDEDFLERGTANYLASLVYKNGFFSFSYIELSTGEFWTTHFQENPDTLDHEERIRRELGRLAPRELIIQESLLEEQGSIQAILHEYGDLVINRWPDWVFDSYQCYERLLKQFKAVNLKAFGLEEGSPEILSAGAILLYLDETARSVLPHVRSLHVYGEEDFVAIDEASQKNLELVQNQREGDSRYTLFEVLDHTKTSMGKRLLRWRILHPLREKSAIHLRLRMVELFYHDQGRLSQIRELLSRIPDLERLSARLAMDKAHGKDLVAIRTALAQFHRLQKLIDECGLPSEYELKLGSQEQSQLVALQHLLEQAICDEPSVLLTEGNLIREGYSKELDHLKELQQKGRSLLEEYLEEERKKTGITNLKMKYNRLIGYYFEVSRANLTLVPPYFIRRQGIAGGERFTTERLMALESEIEGAAERSIELEKNLFLEIREKAKESIPLLLDGARRIAEIDVTASLAWAATLYGWNAPEIDESCRLCIKEGRHPVVEAHLPRGEFIPNDTDLDGEGFFFALITGPNMAGKSTYLRQSALITIMAQMGSFVPAREARIGVVDKIFCRVGASDNLARGESTFLVEMNETARILRSATKRSLVIMDEVGRGTGTKDGLAIAWAVCEELLEHIRCRTLFATHYHELSRLEHPGMMNRSMGVEERDGTIVFLRKLKEGATTESYGIHVAQLAGIPPNVLERAMEIMKALSEQEELLQHHIDTFQGAPQGEAEKREVAPLTPSEKKEKPHPILEELLRLDPNRLTPLEALGRIYAWKEFLLKQSQKAPHRSYPKEKDLFE from the coding sequence ATGATAGAAACAACTCCACTGGTTGAACAGTACAGAAAAATTAAGCGGGACTATCAGGATATGGTCCTTTTTTTCCGGCTGGGGGATTTTTATGAGATGTTTGCGGAAGATGCCCTCGAGGTTTCTTCCCTGCTTAATCTTACCCTTACCAGTCGGAATGGACTTCCTATGTGTGGGGTTCCCTACCATGCGGCCCGATCCTATATTGCCCGCCTTTTAAACCTGGGAAAGAAGGTCGCTATCTGCGAACAGGTCACTGAGCCAGGAAAGGGGAAAGGGCTCATCGAACGCCAGGTGGTCGAGGTGGTAACCCCCGGTACCGCCGTAGATGAGGATTTTCTTGAGCGGGGAACCGCTAATTACTTGGCCTCCTTAGTCTATAAAAATGGGTTCTTTTCCTTTTCTTATATAGAGTTATCGACCGGTGAGTTCTGGACAACCCATTTTCAGGAGAACCCAGATACCCTGGATCATGAAGAACGTATTCGTCGGGAATTAGGTCGGCTTGCTCCTCGGGAGCTTATTATCCAGGAGTCTCTTCTGGAAGAACAAGGATCGATTCAGGCCATACTCCATGAGTATGGGGACCTGGTTATAAACCGCTGGCCCGATTGGGTATTTGATTCCTATCAGTGTTATGAGCGGCTGCTCAAACAATTTAAGGCGGTGAACCTTAAAGCCTTTGGGCTTGAGGAGGGATCCCCTGAAATTCTCAGTGCCGGTGCTATTCTGTTGTATCTGGATGAAACTGCCCGAAGTGTGCTTCCCCATGTTCGTTCCCTCCATGTATACGGGGAAGAGGATTTTGTTGCCATAGATGAAGCCTCCCAGAAGAATCTGGAACTTGTCCAGAATCAACGGGAGGGGGATAGTCGGTACACCCTTTTTGAAGTTCTGGATCACACCAAGACTTCCATGGGGAAGCGACTCCTTCGCTGGCGAATTTTGCATCCCCTGCGGGAGAAAAGTGCCATTCATCTTCGTCTTCGCATGGTGGAACTGTTCTACCACGATCAAGGACGGCTCTCCCAAATTCGGGAACTCCTTTCTCGCATCCCGGATCTGGAACGCCTTTCAGCCCGTCTTGCCATGGATAAGGCCCATGGGAAGGATCTCGTGGCTATCAGGACTGCCCTGGCACAGTTCCATCGCCTCCAGAAACTTATTGATGAATGTGGGCTTCCCTCTGAATATGAGTTAAAGCTCGGGAGCCAGGAACAGAGCCAGCTTGTCGCATTGCAGCATCTTCTGGAACAGGCCATTTGTGATGAGCCCTCGGTGCTTCTTACCGAAGGAAATCTTATTCGAGAAGGGTATAGCAAGGAACTGGATCACCTAAAGGAGCTTCAACAAAAAGGGCGGAGCCTATTAGAAGAGTATCTTGAGGAAGAGCGAAAAAAGACGGGTATCACCAATCTTAAAATGAAGTATAACCGTCTTATCGGTTACTATTTTGAGGTAAGCCGTGCGAACCTGACTCTGGTTCCTCCGTATTTTATTCGTCGTCAGGGGATCGCCGGTGGAGAACGATTTACAACCGAACGACTCATGGCCCTTGAATCTGAAATTGAAGGAGCTGCAGAACGGAGCATCGAATTAGAAAAAAATCTCTTTCTCGAGATTAGAGAAAAAGCCAAAGAATCGATACCCCTCCTTTTGGATGGGGCCCGACGGATTGCGGAAATTGATGTAACCGCTTCCCTTGCCTGGGCAGCGACCCTCTATGGCTGGAATGCCCCCGAAATAGATGAATCTTGCCGGCTTTGTATTAAAGAAGGACGCCATCCGGTAGTGGAAGCCCACCTTCCCCGGGGAGAATTTATCCCCAACGATACCGACCTTGATGGGGAGGGCTTCTTTTTTGCCCTCATTACGGGTCCAAACATGGCAGGAAAATCCACATACCTTCGGCAGAGCGCCCTTATTACGATTATGGCCCAGATGGGCAGTTTTGTTCCTGCCAGGGAAGCCCGTATTGGGGTGGTGGATAAAATATTCTGTCGGGTAGGGGCCTCGGATAACCTGGCCCGGGGAGAATCGACCTTCCTGGTAGAGATGAATGAAACGGCCCGTATTCTGAGATCCGCCACGAAGCGAAGCCTGGTTATCATGGATGAGGTTGGTCGTGGTACGGGAACAAAGGATGGTCTTGCCATTGCCTGGGCCGTTTGTGAAGAACTCCTTGAACACATTCGATGTCGAACCCTGTTTGCCACCCATTACCACGAGCTTTCTCGACTAGAACATCCGGGGATGATGAATCGTTCTATGGGGGTAGAAGAACGGGATGGAACTATTGTGTTCCTGAGAAAATTGAAGGAAGGGGCAACGACCGAATCCTACGGGATTCATGTGGCCCAGCTTGCGGGAATTCCTCCAAACGTGCTTGAACGGGCAATGGAGATTATGAAAGCCTTGAGCGAACAGGAAGAACTCCTCCAGCACCATATCGATACGTTTCAGGGGGCGCCTCAGGGGGAAGCTGAAAAAAGGGAAGTTGCTCCCCTTACCCCGTCAGAAAAGAAAGAAAAGCCCCATCCTATTCTGGAAGAATTGCTTCGCCTTGACCCCAACCGTCTTACTCCCCTGGAAGCATTGGGGCGGATTTATGCCTGGAAGGAGTTTCTTTTAAAACAGAGCCAAAAGGCGCCCCATCGTTCCTATCCAAAAGAGAAGGATCTTTTTGAATAA
- a CDS encoding ComF family protein: MMGLRYLSWLWGASCPLCGIPLVFKKELLSGLCSACASLFLPYRGERCRSCGRPLISEQERCMECRDRGPRSYDKMYALYPYEGPYRKLLATYKFEGHRSLAYFLAQQMINSLFCFDYTPLSFSSRLYWVPVPPRPGKIRHTGWDQIAEIGRYLPRIGRKEGLSLSVVSCLRRRSGRIQKRLNRQEREQNMRGNFEVCGNIPEQLILFDDVVTTGATLEACAATLRRAGARHIIALTLLYD, encoded by the coding sequence ATGATGGGGTTACGGTATCTTTCCTGGCTATGGGGTGCTTCCTGTCCTCTGTGTGGAATCCCCCTCGTCTTTAAAAAGGAACTTCTGTCTGGCCTTTGTAGCGCCTGTGCATCGTTATTTCTTCCCTACCGGGGCGAACGGTGTCGTTCCTGTGGACGTCCGCTCATTTCAGAACAAGAACGATGTATGGAATGCCGGGATAGGGGACCCCGGTCTTACGATAAGATGTATGCCCTATACCCCTATGAGGGACCATATCGAAAACTCCTGGCGACCTATAAATTTGAAGGTCATCGGAGCCTTGCGTATTTCCTGGCCCAGCAGATGATTAACAGTCTATTTTGTTTTGATTATACTCCTCTTTCTTTTTCTTCTCGATTATATTGGGTTCCTGTTCCTCCCCGACCGGGAAAAATACGACATACCGGCTGGGACCAGATAGCTGAGATTGGGAGATACCTTCCGAGAATAGGGAGAAAGGAGGGGCTTTCTCTTTCCGTGGTTTCCTGTTTACGACGACGGTCCGGAAGGATTCAAAAAAGATTAAACCGGCAAGAACGGGAACAAAACATGCGTGGCAATTTCGAAGTATGTGGGAACATTCCCGAACAGCTTATCCTTTTTGATGATGTGGTTACTACCGGAGCGACCCTCGAAGCCTGTGCGGCTACCCTCCGAAGGGCGGGGGCCCGGCATATTATTGCCCTTACCCTTTTGTATGATTAG
- a CDS encoding STAS domain-containing protein: MAESLLYTEEKGVLYIKAVGHITAALCADLREIVFSRLDSAPPVQDLYIDLSQCDYMDSTFMGLLVGFNKRLVRSAKHPITIVQPSEAARNLLSALGIVSLVKTLDTAVEFPKNMIDVIQTKKAELDLLLHTHENLMEISEENRKKFATLHAVLKSQMKDPSKGQ; this comes from the coding sequence GTGGCTGAGTCATTATTATACACTGAAGAAAAGGGTGTTCTCTATATTAAGGCGGTGGGACATATAACCGCGGCCCTCTGTGCAGATCTCCGGGAAATTGTTTTTTCTCGCTTAGATTCGGCACCGCCAGTGCAGGATCTTTATATCGATCTTTCTCAATGCGACTATATGGACTCTACGTTTATGGGGTTGCTGGTGGGCTTTAATAAACGGCTCGTACGATCCGCAAAACATCCCATTACCATCGTCCAGCCATCAGAGGCAGCACGGAATTTGCTGTCCGCTCTCGGTATCGTCAGTCTCGTTAAAACCTTGGACACCGCCGTAGAATTCCCCAAAAACATGATCGATGTAATTCAAACCAAGAAGGCAGAGCTCGACCTCTTGCTCCATACCCATGAAAATCTCATGGAAATCTCAGAAGAAAACCGTAAGAAATTTGCTACCCTTCATGCGGTCTTAAAAAGCCAGATGAAAGACCCTTCCAAGGGGCAATGA
- the nusA gene encoding transcription termination factor NusA → MATDMSEAIRQLVQDRGLSEELVLKTIENTLLAAYKRKFGTTENAVIRFSDDNREVAIYAKKQIVEELEDPVTEITLEEARQLDPEAEIGDEILIEIDPKEFDRGAVQSAKQTAHQSIREIQKDSLYSEFKDKVGEIIIGYYQRERNGTIYVDLGKAEGILPKKYQSPREVYRPNDRIKALIVEVTKGPSGLQIVLSRTHTEFVRAILELEVPEIYDKTVEIHKIVREPGYRTKIAVYSKREEVDPVGACVGLKGVRIQTIIKELEGEKVDILKYETDPRKFIKNALSPAEVKDVIILDEAKRQALAIVADSQLSLAIGKQGLNVRLANRLVDWNIDVKTESQYESMDIYSESRKAVSQLFGEEEGYEEDISRIAELPGVDPVVVDLLLQNGIEYIEDFLELTDEQLQNLQGISPQQIEELQRLIDENVEVVVEEEPAPEEEREDQEEVASSEEEEEYECPECGAKITLDMTTCPNCGVGLSFEYEDEE, encoded by the coding sequence ATGGCAACAGATATGTCAGAAGCGATCCGTCAGTTGGTACAGGATCGGGGACTCTCGGAAGAGTTAGTACTTAAAACTATAGAAAACACCCTCTTAGCGGCATATAAACGCAAATTTGGGACCACGGAGAATGCGGTCATTCGCTTTAGTGATGATAATCGGGAAGTCGCTATCTATGCAAAAAAACAGATTGTAGAAGAGCTCGAAGATCCTGTTACGGAGATAACTTTAGAGGAGGCTCGCCAACTCGATCCAGAAGCCGAGATAGGAGATGAAATTCTCATAGAGATAGACCCTAAAGAATTCGATCGGGGGGCGGTTCAGAGCGCAAAACAAACAGCCCATCAATCAATCCGGGAGATTCAAAAGGATAGTCTCTATTCGGAATTTAAAGATAAAGTGGGCGAGATTATCATTGGGTACTACCAACGGGAACGGAATGGAACGATTTATGTTGATCTCGGCAAGGCCGAAGGGATCCTTCCCAAAAAATACCAATCCCCTCGAGAAGTGTATCGACCGAACGACAGAATCAAGGCCCTGATTGTGGAAGTAACCAAGGGACCCTCGGGGCTTCAGATCGTGCTTTCCCGGACGCATACCGAATTTGTGCGGGCTATCCTGGAGCTAGAGGTTCCTGAAATTTATGATAAAACTGTGGAAATTCATAAGATTGTCCGGGAGCCGGGCTATCGAACCAAAATTGCGGTATACTCCAAACGAGAAGAGGTAGACCCTGTGGGAGCCTGTGTGGGTCTTAAGGGGGTACGGATTCAGACTATCATCAAGGAACTGGAAGGCGAAAAGGTTGATATATTAAAGTACGAAACGGATCCCCGAAAGTTCATAAAGAATGCCCTCTCTCCGGCAGAGGTCAAGGATGTTATTATCCTGGATGAGGCAAAGCGGCAAGCCCTGGCGATTGTGGCCGATTCCCAGCTTTCCCTTGCCATTGGTAAACAGGGCTTGAACGTACGGCTTGCAAATCGTCTTGTCGACTGGAACATCGATGTAAAAACCGAATCCCAGTATGAGAGCATGGATATCTATTCCGAGTCCCGCAAGGCGGTGTCGCAGCTCTTCGGAGAAGAAGAAGGGTACGAAGAAGATATCAGCCGCATCGCAGAATTGCCCGGTGTCGACCCGGTGGTGGTGGACCTTCTCCTGCAGAACGGGATAGAATACATCGAAGATTTCCTTGAGTTAACCGACGAACAACTACAGAACTTGCAGGGAATCTCTCCACAACAGATTGAAGAACTGCAGCGGCTTATCGACGAAAATGTTGAGGTTGTGGTAGAAGAAGAGCCCGCCCCTGAGGAGGAAAGGGAAGATCAAGAAGAGGTAGCTTCTTCGGAAGAAGAAGAGGAATATGAATGTCCTGAATGTGGTGCAAAGATAACCCTCGATATGACCACCTGTCCGAACTGTGGGGTAGGGTTAAGCTTTGAATATGAGGATGAAGAATAA
- the infB gene encoding translation initiation factor IF-2, with the protein MAEEFDTTNKPKVELIKHAKSAASPEGNPSPKEGSSEGSEKRKVVVVKKKTPPSGASQPGAAGSAQGSADAGGTVSKKPQPKVVVHTTAQEKGEGASSQDSGDTKKTVSVLPVQQRPAVAAGVVGGKPVGTPAGKQEKPKHEAPIPQEESKAVEKSSEGSQSGGSAEKPAARPTSSSPGTSSSTNAPPFPQRPAAAAGRVGGRPVGTQRGAPGGRSGTPGRPGAPAGSFPNRDRNAPGTGVPREGNRDGSGSGGRGAPQSRSGQRPGMPGRMGGGPRPGAPGRPLGAPVVPVMEGKPAAKKTFKAKKTVYQRKEEEMEEKLLQLKKKTTTVTNPVPKSIEITEVISVAELAKKMNLKASDLIQKLMSMGMMVTINQQIDAETAVILASEYGCEVKVVSLYDETVIESEADRQEDLKPRPPIVTVMGHVDHGKTKLLDAIRSSDVASTEFGGITQHIGAYMVETPHGAITFLDTPGHEAFTRMRARGAQVTDIVVLVVAADDGVMPQTIEALNHAKEAKVPIIVAINKIDKPEANPDRVKTQLSELGLMPEEWGGQTMFVEISALKKLGIDKLIDAILLQAEILELKANYTCRAEGKILESRIDHGRGIVATVIVQRGTLRVGDNFVAGVWAGKVRALFNDKGLRIEEATPSMPVEVLGFDGIPNAGDPLQVVEDERTARSISAKRQELKRFEDAKNIKKITLDNLYDTISDGEIKELKVIIKGDVQGSVEALRSSLEKLSTKEVRLNVIQALPGAINEGDVDLAAASNAIIIGFNVRPTPQAKALADQEKVEIRKYNIIYKAVEEIQQAMEGLLKPDTKEEVIAMVEVRETFKVPKVGTVAGCYVLSGTVKRTASVNVIREGIVIHTGKIASLKRFKDDVREVAAGYECGIGLENFNDIQVGDQFEVFEVVQVARKLGQENG; encoded by the coding sequence ATGGCTGAGGAATTTGATACGACAAATAAACCAAAGGTAGAATTGATTAAACACGCTAAATCGGCCGCATCTCCTGAGGGGAATCCATCTCCAAAGGAAGGAAGCTCTGAGGGAAGCGAAAAACGGAAAGTAGTGGTAGTGAAAAAAAAGACCCCTCCCTCTGGTGCATCCCAACCAGGGGCGGCAGGAAGTGCTCAAGGCAGTGCCGACGCAGGGGGAACGGTTTCAAAAAAGCCTCAGCCAAAGGTGGTGGTTCATACGACGGCCCAGGAGAAGGGGGAGGGCGCCTCTTCTCAGGATTCGGGGGATACTAAAAAGACGGTTTCTGTTCTGCCTGTGCAACAGCGACCAGCCGTAGCGGCAGGTGTCGTGGGAGGAAAACCGGTAGGGACTCCCGCAGGTAAACAGGAAAAGCCAAAGCATGAAGCACCGATACCTCAGGAAGAATCAAAAGCTGTGGAAAAGTCTTCTGAAGGTTCGCAGAGCGGGGGAAGTGCTGAAAAACCAGCCGCACGGCCGACGAGTTCTTCCCCGGGGACCTCTTCCTCAACTAACGCTCCTCCTTTTCCGCAGCGACCGGCGGCGGCAGCTGGTCGAGTAGGGGGACGACCCGTTGGGACCCAACGGGGGGCTCCCGGTGGAAGGAGCGGAACCCCGGGCCGGCCGGGGGCTCCGGCAGGTAGTTTCCCCAATCGGGATCGGAATGCCCCCGGAACTGGCGTACCCCGGGAAGGGAATCGAGACGGTTCGGGGAGCGGAGGACGAGGGGCCCCTCAGAGTCGGAGTGGTCAAAGACCTGGAATGCCGGGAAGAATGGGTGGTGGTCCTCGGCCCGGAGCCCCCGGCCGGCCCCTCGGTGCACCGGTGGTTCCTGTCATGGAAGGGAAACCGGCGGCAAAAAAGACCTTTAAGGCAAAGAAGACGGTCTATCAACGGAAAGAAGAGGAGATGGAGGAAAAACTCCTCCAGCTTAAGAAAAAAACGACCACCGTTACGAATCCAGTCCCCAAATCGATTGAGATTACCGAGGTTATTTCGGTAGCCGAACTGGCTAAAAAGATGAACCTGAAAGCCTCCGATCTCATTCAGAAACTCATGTCCATGGGGATGATGGTTACCATCAATCAACAGATCGATGCGGAAACGGCGGTGATTCTTGCCTCAGAATATGGCTGTGAGGTGAAAGTTGTTAGTCTCTACGATGAAACGGTCATCGAAAGCGAAGCGGATAGGCAGGAAGACCTAAAACCCCGTCCTCCTATTGTGACGGTGATGGGCCATGTGGACCATGGGAAGACCAAGCTCCTCGATGCCATACGAAGTAGTGATGTGGCGTCCACCGAATTCGGGGGCATTACTCAGCATATCGGTGCCTATATGGTAGAAACCCCCCATGGGGCCATTACCTTCCTTGATACGCCGGGACACGAAGCCTTTACCCGGATGCGGGCCCGAGGAGCCCAGGTTACGGATATCGTGGTTCTCGTGGTAGCGGCGGACGATGGGGTGATGCCTCAGACAATCGAGGCATTAAACCACGCAAAGGAAGCAAAGGTTCCCATTATCGTAGCAATCAATAAGATTGATAAGCCCGAAGCGAACCCCGATAGGGTAAAGACCCAGCTTTCCGAATTGGGACTCATGCCCGAAGAGTGGGGTGGACAGACCATGTTTGTTGAGATTTCTGCCCTGAAAAAGCTGGGTATCGATAAACTTATCGATGCCATTTTGCTCCAGGCGGAAATTCTGGAACTGAAAGCCAATTATACCTGTCGGGCGGAAGGTAAAATTCTTGAATCCCGGATCGATCATGGACGGGGAATCGTGGCTACCGTTATCGTGCAGCGAGGAACCCTCCGAGTAGGAGACAATTTTGTGGCAGGGGTGTGGGCTGGAAAAGTACGGGCCCTCTTTAACGATAAGGGGCTTCGTATTGAAGAGGCCACTCCTTCCATGCCGGTAGAAGTCCTTGGTTTCGATGGAATTCCCAACGCGGGGGATCCTCTGCAAGTGGTAGAGGACGAACGAACCGCCCGGAGCATCTCTGCCAAACGGCAGGAACTGAAGCGGTTCGAGGATGCGAAGAACATCAAGAAAATTACGCTGGACAACCTGTATGATACCATCTCCGATGGGGAAATAAAGGAACTTAAGGTAATCATTAAGGGAGATGTCCAGGGATCGGTAGAAGCCCTCCGTTCAAGCCTGGAAAAACTTTCTACCAAGGAGGTTCGGCTCAATGTTATTCAGGCTCTCCCGGGGGCAATTAACGAAGGAGATGTGGACCTCGCGGCCGCTTCAAACGCCATTATTATTGGTTTTAACGTACGGCCTACTCCGCAGGCGAAGGCCTTGGCGGACCAAGAAAAAGTAGAAATCCGTAAGTATAACATCATTTACAAAGCGGTCGAAGAAATTCAGCAAGCCATGGAAGGACTCCTCAAACCCGATACTAAAGAGGAAGTCATTGCGATGGTGGAAGTGCGAGAAACCTTCAAGGTGCCAAAGGTGGGTACGGTGGCCGGTTGTTATGTCCTATCAGGGACCGTGAAACGGACAGCCAGTGTCAACGTTATCCGCGAAGGTATCGTTATTCATACCGGTAAAATAGCCTCTCTTAAACGATTCAAAGATGATGTACGAGAAGTGGCGGCCGGTTATGAATGCGGTATCGGCTTAGAGAATTTCAATGATATCCAGGTGGGAGATCAGTTTGAGGTGTTTGAGGTTGTCCAGGTGGCAAGAAAATTAGGGCAGGAGAATGGCTGA